The DNA window CCGCCGCGGCCTGCGCATCGACCTGATCCTCGCCACCGCCCCACTCCTGGCCCGCCTTGATACCAGCGGCGTGGACTACGACATCCGAGGCATGGAAAAACCTTCCGATCACTGCCCGGTCTGGCTGCAATTGAAGCCCTGATGGCGTGCGAGCTGTCGTGGATGATCCAGCGTAAATAAAAAAACGCGGCCGAGGCCGCGCTGCGAGGATGGTTGCCGGATCGAGACAAGAGCAGGGATCAACCATCGCACCCGAGGGGTGCTGCAAGTGAACCGGCGCATCGGAGCGGACGCGCCGGACCCATCATTCAGAAGAACCCGAGCGGATTGATGTCGTAGCTGACCAGCAGGTTCTTGGTCTGCTGGTAGTGGTCGAGCATCATCTTGTGGGTTTCGCGACCGACACCGGACTTCTTGTAGCCACCGAACGCGGCGTGCGCCGGGTACAGGTGGTAGCAGTTGGTCCACACGCGACCGGCCTTGATGCCGCGGCCCATGCGGTAGGCACGGTTGATGTCGCGGGTCCAGACGCCGGCACCCAGGCCGAACTCGGTGTCGTTGGCGATGGCCAGGGCTTCGGCTTCGTCCTTGAAGGTGGTGATGCTCACCACCGGGCCGAAGATTTCTTCCTGGAACACGCGCATGTCGTTGGTGCCCTTGAGCAGCGTCGGCTGGATGTAGTAACCGCTGGCCAGGCCACCTTCCAGTTTCTCCACCGCACCGCCGGTGAGCACTTGCGCGCCCTCTTCACGGGCAACGTCGAAGTAGGACAGGATCTTCTCGAACTGCTGTTGCGAGGCCTGGGCGCCGACCATGGTGTCAGTGTCCAGCGGGTCGCCACGCTTGATCTGGCCGATCTTCTTCATCACGACCTTGAGGAAGTCATCGTAGATCGACTCCTGCACCAGTGCGCGGGACGGGCAGGTGCAGATTTCGCCCTGGTTGAAGAACGCCAGCACCAGGCCTTCGGCGGCCTTCTCGATGAACTCCGGCTCGGCGCGCATGATGTCTTCGAAGAACACGTTCGGCGACTTGCCACCCAGCTCGGTGGTCGACGGAATGATGTTCTCGGCGGCGGCCTTCATGATGTGCGAGCCGACCGGGGTGGAACCGGTGAAGGCGATCTTGGCGATGCGCTTGCTGGTGGCCAGCGCTTCACCGGCTTCGCGACCGAAGCCCTGGACGATATTCAGCACGCCCGGCGGCAGCAGGTCGCCGATCACTTCCAGCAGCACGGTGATGGACAGCGGCGTCTGCTCGGCGGGCTTGAGCACGATGGCGTTGCCGGCGGCCAGGGCCGGGGCAAGTTTCCAGGCGGCCATCAGCAGCGGGAAGTTCCACGGGATGATCTGGCCGACCACGCCCAGCGGCTCGTGGAAGTGATAGGCGGCGGTGGTGTCGTTGATCTCGGCGGCGGCGCCTTCCTGGGCGCGGATGCAGCCGGCGAAGTAACGGAAGTGGTCGGCGGCCAGCGGCACGTCGGCGTTGAGGGTCTCGCGCACCGGCTTGCCGTTGTCCCAGGTCTCGGTGACGGCCAGCAGTTCGAGGTTCTGCTCGATGCGGTCGGCGATCTTCAGCAGCACCAGCGAACGGTCCTGCACGGAGGTGCGGCCCCAGGCGTCGGCGGCGGCATGGGCGGCGTCGAGGGCCTTGTCGATGTCCTCGGCGGTGGAGCGTGGGAATTCGGCGATCACTTCGCCCGTGACCGGCGAGGTGTTGGTGAAGTACTGGCCTTTGACCGGCTCGACGAACTCACCGCCGATGTAGTTGCCGTAGCGCTTCTTGAAGGAAACGATGGCACCTGGGGTGCCGGGTTGCGCATAGATCATGATGGGGCCTCTTTTGTTGT is part of the Pseudomonas sp. ABC1 genome and encodes:
- a CDS encoding aldehyde dehydrogenase family protein, with protein sequence MIYAQPGTPGAIVSFKKRYGNYIGGEFVEPVKGQYFTNTSPVTGEVIAEFPRSTAEDIDKALDAAHAAADAWGRTSVQDRSLVLLKIADRIEQNLELLAVTETWDNGKPVRETLNADVPLAADHFRYFAGCIRAQEGAAAEINDTTAAYHFHEPLGVVGQIIPWNFPLLMAAWKLAPALAAGNAIVLKPAEQTPLSITVLLEVIGDLLPPGVLNIVQGFGREAGEALATSKRIAKIAFTGSTPVGSHIMKAAAENIIPSTTELGGKSPNVFFEDIMRAEPEFIEKAAEGLVLAFFNQGEICTCPSRALVQESIYDDFLKVVMKKIGQIKRGDPLDTDTMVGAQASQQQFEKILSYFDVAREEGAQVLTGGAVEKLEGGLASGYYIQPTLLKGTNDMRVFQEEIFGPVVSITTFKDEAEALAIANDTEFGLGAGVWTRDINRAYRMGRGIKAGRVWTNCYHLYPAHAAFGGYKKSGVGRETHKMMLDHYQQTKNLLVSYDINPLGFF